One Capsicum annuum cultivar UCD-10X-F1 chromosome 2, UCD10Xv1.1, whole genome shotgun sequence genomic window carries:
- the LOC107858556 gene encoding protein RTE1-HOMOLOG, whose protein sequence is MVPEVDPDHALMIEDNYPNTMLIDPERDRFPCCIVWSPLPVLSWFIPFIGHLGICREDGVILDFAGPNFVSVDNFTFGAPTRYFQVSREQCSCLSPYSAEHADEYVQNHDESGRNVNTWESALRKSIQEYQHQSYSIFTCNCHSFVANGLNRLGFQAGGWNVVNLTIFIFLKGRFVNKTAIVKTYLPPLVVLGLGLMFGGATFLTYLIIFMFVLIGWFLLGTYCFKKLIHV, encoded by the exons ATGGTCCCTGAGGTAGATCCAGATCATGCTCTGATGATTGAAGATAATTATCCGAATACAATGCTAATTGATCCAGAAAGAGATCGCTTTCCATGCTGCATCGTATGGTCACCACTTCCTGTCCTGTCTTGGTTTATCCCTTTTATTGGGCATTTAGGGATATGTAGGGAGGATGGCGTGATCTTGGACTTTGCAGGGCCAAACTTTGTTTCTGTTGACAATTTCACATTTGGGGCACCAACTCGTTATTTCCAAGTAAGCAGAGAGCAG TGCAGCTGCCTTTCTCCTTATTCAGCTGAACATGCGGATGAATATGTCCAGAACCATGATGAATCTGGAAGGAACGTTAACACGTGGGAATCAGCCTTACGGAAGAGCATTCAAGAATACCAACACCAATCTTACAGCATTTTCACCTGCAACTGCCACTCCTTTGTTGCTAATGGTTTGAACAGGCTGGGATTTCAGGCTGGTGGATGGAATGTAGTCAACCTGaccattttcatttttctcaaggGACGATTTGTAAACAAGACTGCTATTGTTAAAACCTATTTACCGCCTCTTGTTGTGCTTGGTTTAGGACTCATGTTTGGAGGAGCAACTTTCCTTACTTACCTGATAATTTTCATGTTTGTTCTTATCGGTTGGTTTCTCCTCGGTACATACTGTTTCAAGAAGTTGATCCATGTGTAA